AGCTTCTTCTTTGACAAAGACATTTTGCGCAATGAATTCTGATTTGAGAAGCTTAATGTTGTCCATAATTTCCTGTTGGGTGTATGTAAACTCCCAGTGCCCCGTGCAGACATCAACCCCTAAGATATTGAGGGCTTCGACCATATCTTTTCCACGGGTTTGAAGCGATGTCCAACTCCCTTGCCACGTATCGCCACCATCCAAAAAGAGCGTTTTATCTTTGCCAAAATTCCCGCTAAGGTGCTCCACTAAGGTTTTAATTTGAGCAAAACCACCCACACGATTGAACCGTTTGGCATTGTCGTCGTAATTCAGACAGGTCAGCGCATACTCCATTTTGCTTCCACTGGTGATGCCATAGCGCTTCGCAAAGTTGGAGCCTACGATATGAGGAGGCTTTCCAAAATTAGAGCCATAGCCCAAATTGACACTGGGTTCTCTAAAATAAACCGGCATCAATTGGGCATGCGTATCGGTGATATGCAAAAATCTAGCATTGCCAAAATTTTCGAGATTGTAATAATCCTCAAGCTTATCAATCCCGTATAATTTCTTATGCGACTTTGCAAAGACTTGCGTTCCACCAAGCCCTAAGATGGACAAAAGGTAGAAAAATTCTCTTCTGTTTAATGAACTCATGAACGCTCCCTTTTATTTTACGACGACAGCTTGCCACGTTTTATCATACTCAGCCGATTCTTGAAGCGCAATGTCAGACTCCAATTTAGCACGATTTGCTAAGTCAATCGCCTCTTGATATTTAGCCTCTTTTGACATCACTTTAGCCTTGGCTATGAACTCATGGGTTTTTCTCCATGCCACATTGGCATGAATGGCTTCGCCATAGCGCGCTTCTGCAGCAGCAATTGCCATATCAGCACTTTGCTGCGAAACTTCGCTCGACGCATTGGCTGTTGAAAGTAGTACCATGACTACGGCGTTGATAAGTAAAAATATCTTTTTCATCATTATCTCCTCTACTTTCGTGTGTCTGGGCCATCTATCTTAAGCCCATTTGACATGTATGTTAGAAAATACTCTAAGTTTCGAAGCTCTTTGGATTGCATTTTTGGAGCTAGTGAACCCGTGTCTTCGATACACCCTTGCAATCTTCGCTGAAGCGTACCAATCGCTCCCCACTTCAGTCTGTAAACAGGAAAATGCGTTACCGAACCCAGTGTTGGACTTAAAGCTTCTGCTCTAATTCTCTGTCCTGAACCTGCAATATGACATTCAGCGCAATTCAGCGCAAAATAACCCCGTTGTTTATAAAACTCTTTTTTACCATCATCATACGCTTCCATCGCTTCTTTGGTTGGAATTTTAATGGCGAGAGGTTTGCCTCGTGACTCGAATGCCATATACCCCATAATTTTTGCAATATCATCTTGTTCATATTTCAATGCGTTTTCACCATTTTTAACACGACATTCATTGATGGCAACTTCTAGCGTTACAACCTCTTTTTTGGTCGTATCAAACAGTGGATAGATATCTCTAACTGCAGGATTTGGGAAACAATCCGCATACGATTTACCATTGGCAAATTTTTTATAAAACAACTCTTTTCCCTCATCCAAGGCTATCTCATAAGGAGGAAATTCATTGATTTCAGCTAGTTGTTCTTTGGTTGGTCTATACCAAG
Above is a genomic segment from Sulfurospirillum halorespirans DSM 13726 containing:
- the soxA gene encoding sulfur oxidation c-type cytochrome SoxA; the protein is MLKAIEKIIVASTVLCAFLSAGAFDVQAEKDRLAMQNYFLTKFSDPLGKSASYFPYVDPEEIKKDYIYPVKLEDFAHGTASWYRPTKEQLAEINEFPPYEIALDEGKELFYKKFANGKSYADCFPNPAVRDIYPLFDTTKKEVVTLEVAINECRVKNGENALKYEQDDIAKIMGYMAFESRGKPLAIKIPTKEAMEAYDDGKKEFYKQRGYFALNCAECHIAGSGQRIRAEALSPTLGSVTHFPVYRLKWGAIGTLQRRLQGCIEDTGSLAPKMQSKELRNLEYFLTYMSNGLKIDGPDTRK